A genomic stretch from Setaria italica strain Yugu1 chromosome VII, Setaria_italica_v2.0, whole genome shotgun sequence includes:
- the LOC101777779 gene encoding uncharacterized protein LOC101777779 has product MESSRRVSLLLLGIIGCCACLVCRAQIPIPARTDGFVYGGKPPAWGETVVVEAFFDPVCPDSRDAWPALKKAVEHYGSRVSVVVHLFPLPYHSYAFIACRSIHTVNKLNPSFVYPLLEKFFKYQEGYYNQPTYTKSRATVVDEITKNLVVSIIGETNLAAYKAGFNDSQSDQAARISFKNGCARGVTGTPYFFVNGIPINDSGSPLDYKYWISILDALVGKM; this is encoded by the exons ATGGAATCCAGCCGTCGTGTCTCTCTTCTGCTCCTGGGGATCATCGGGTGCTGCGCGTGCTTGGTCTGCCGCGCGCAGATCCCGATCCCGGCGAGGACGGACGGGTTCGTGTACGGCGGGAAGCCGCCGGCGTGGGGCGAGACGGTGGTGGTTGAGGCGTTCTTCGACCCGGTCTGCCCCGACAGCCGCGACGCGTGGCCGGCGCTCAAGAAGGCCGTCGAGCACTACGGCTCGCGCGTGTCTGTCGTTGTGCACCTCTTCCCGCTACC TTACCACAGCTATGCCTTCATTGCTTGCCGGTCAATTCATACGGTGAACAAGCTAAACCCATCATTCGTGTATCCTCTGCTCGAGAAATTCTTCAAATACCAG GAAGGTTATTATAACCAGCCAACCTACACGAAATCAAGAGCTACAGTAGTTGATGAAATAACCAAAAACCTTGTCGTGTCCATCATTGGCGAAACCAATTTGGCCGCATACAAAGCAGGCTTCAACGATTCACAATCTGATCAAGCTGCAAGGATATCTTTCAAG AACGGTTGTGCACGAGGTGTGACTGGGACTCCCTACTTCTTTGTGAATGGCATACCAATCAACGATTCTGGTTCTCCTCTGGACTACAAGTATTGGATATCTATCCTTGATGCGTTGGTTGGCAAGATGTAA